cctcaacacaagccttattgagcttaccgtgggacttagtcaatttgtgtaataatgtgctataatataatatatattgtatagAATATGTGGTACAACtgcacataaaataaatataataaggtCAAGACGAGAGAGTTCCAGAAAAGGGGCAAAATAGGGAATATcgaaaggaccatgggcaattTTGTATAGAGCGTGGTTCAAAAACCAACAGTTGCGAGTTAGGTCAtcagataggtatttctatgtacctacttaatttcgTTCTAttggcaccaagcggaattccatgtAGAATTgaaatattggtattttagttaaaatgttATCACCCTTATTACCAAGGTAATtgagtccaagtaagtaaatgaATTGCTGTAGGGGCAGGTTCGCGCACCGCCCGGGCGAGCGTGGCGAATGATTTGACCGATCGAAGGGACTAGTATTTATGTGCGCATTTCTTGATTAAAACTCGATTAtttcagttctgcaatggaattcaaCTTGGTGTGCATATAATGAAATGTAGTAGATAAAAAAGGATGAAATGTGGAGCAACTACACCAATAAAACCTTAAGTGCTCTGCGTGTCCAGTATAACAACGCCTTCAGGGGTTTGGTGGGGCTACCCTGGCGCGACAGCGCGTCGGGAATGTCCACTGAGTCGAACTCGGACGGCTTCCACGAAGTGCTGCTGAAAAGGGTGGCGTCCCTGTGGGACCGCGTGCGGGAGTACCAACACACTCCTGAAGGTGGTTGCGGATAAGGTGGATAGCCCTCTTATCACTCATTGGATGTCCTGCATGTACGACCAAATGATCACTATACTTTTCACTAACATAGGTACACTAACATTTATATCATATGGTTACTAACATAATGTTGTAAACGAACATATGGATACTtggtgtctgaaataaatatattcattttcatttttcatttcatttcctaaaataataggtaattagATAACTCTCAACTCTTTTGGTTTTTAgaccattttgacgcatagtcctttcGTTATCTTTCTCTATTACTCTTAGAGTGGATAGAAAGGTATATAaggaaagggtgtagcaggatagcctaggaaaaattgcccccagcgattttgggccgaaactgtaatcaaacgatgccttttggggaggttatactctgcacaaagtttcatccctctgttaccccctgggggtgaaaaaaaacccgattaaccccaaaactgttttaattattttttcctaaactatgaaagtgacgaatttcaaatttcgtacaaatattaataagactaaaagctatgtgctaaaaaaaatattaaccccctaaccattgaaattcttgtaaaaaaaacaaaaataaaaaaagaatcaacctgtatatcaagtttggctcatggtaccacaccatttttttttttcaaaaatgaaccagtttatattctacatgatacaaaagtttcatggacctactccagaaggaacattgcgaaattaatatgtattggctctttggtgcgtactattcattgaactcccactaagagccttgcattattaataaacaatggcttgcgatcggaccgctgctcgtgcccgatttgaaaaaggtggggataaagaagtatgaatcaaactcatttgtacatggatctcaagtttggctcatggtacacacaccattttttttttttcaaaaatgtaccaatttatattctatattatataaaagtttcatggacctactccagaaggaacattgcgaaattaaaataaacgtactatttcgtagctactaatcattatactcgtatcatgcttaatacgcaacgtctcggacccgaaaacaaaataatttaaaaaaaccggccaagagcatgtcgggccacgctcagtgtagggttccgtagttactcttccgtcacaataagctaaactggagcttaaagtatagtaaattgttaaccaagggatgaaacggtacctttcacgtgagttaaacaaataggcaaatttgcataatcagtacctaattaaagtatgtctttttactatgaaggggaaactttttgcgataactcaaaaacagctaaactgatcatgtccgctatagttttcatttaatgtctttcttaagctctacttccacgatttttttaattttttttggacctatggttcaaaagttagagggggggggacacattttttttttctttcggagcgattatctccgaatatattcacttaatcaaaaaaaattgttgaagacccctattagttttgaaatacctttccaacgataccccacactgtaggattgaagcaaaaaacaaaaattcacccccactttacgtgtaggggaggtaccctcaaaaaaattatttttttagattttattgtacgactttgtcggctttattggtttatatatccatgccaaatttcagcattctagcactaacgatcacggagcaaagcctcggacagacagacagacagacaggcaggcggacatggcgaaactataagggttcctagttgactacggaaccctaaaaatgtttttataaatacaaatgagtttgattcatacttctttatccccacctttttcaaatcgggcacgagcagcgccagcggtccgatcgcaagccattgtttattaataatgcaaggctcttagtgggagttcaatgaatagtacgcaccaaagagccaatacatattaatttcgcaatgttccttctggagtaggtccatgaaacttttgtatcatgtagaatataaactggttcatttttgaaaaaaaaaatggtgtggtaccatgagccaaacttgatatacaggttgattctttttttatttttgttttttttacaagaatttcaatggttagggggttaatatttttttagcacatagcttttagtcttattaatatttgtacgaaatttgaaattcgtcactttcatagtttaggaaaaaataattaaaacagttttggggttaatcgggtgtttttcacccccagggggtaacagagggatgaaactttgtgcagagtataacctccccaaaaggcatcgtttgattacagtttcggcccaaaatcgctgggggcaatttttcctaggctatcctgctacaccctttcggTTACGCGGTAGGCCCACTTCGCATTCGCGCTGCCCCGCTTGAGCGCCTCAATTAAAATTCTTACTCATATTTGTTTCAGATTTGCGACAGCGACCTCAACATCATCAGCGTGGATGCTATCCCCGGTGGGATGCACTCACATAACACTATACTCAATCAGCACGCGGTCAAAAACGACCTCGAGAGCCTCAACAACTCTGGAGAGCAATGCTGGCTTATTGGTAAGCTTTCGTTTCTGTGTTAtggtttggttaggttaggtgtacgtctgtccgtccgtccggggctttgctccgtgattgttagtgctagaaagctaccCGGgtagagaggtatgggcattgtgaatttcatctcgctttgtgtggtagggcacagccagtggatgtcattccagatctagagcagagcccaactggggaagtacctccaccatacagaaaaccgcagccaaataacactagaccctactcatagtgttgtgttcctgccggtgagtaaggttgccagagctcaacgaggggggggggggggggggggttagggtcggcaacgcgcatgtaactcctctggaggctacggagactacttaccatcaggcgggccgtatgcttgtttgccaccgacgtagtatataaaaaaaagctgcaatttggcattaAGATGCATTCAACTAACTCATCTATGGATTATTGTGGTCcgatataaacatttttttcttatttgcaatggatacataaatcatatatggcgatagaacggtaaaattaaaaatacttttttccatacaaaatgtttgaaaaaaaaatcgcaatggtttgggatatcgttggataggtcttttaaaaggAATAAGGGTCTcgaacaaccattttttgataaagtgaatattttcggatataatcgctccgaaacaaaaatatatgcccccccccccccctcttacTTTTGATTCGATATGGTTTCTGAAAGAGAGTTTTTGTATTACttgatgtacatatatataatttaaatcaaatttttataaagaaaagtagctacagtatgtaattgtatgatttctatagtaatgtaaattgtatattttcttatttaatgcatgttaattataagatgtaatgttttgaaaagatgtgtcccgccgagtttcttgccggtccatattgggataccctcctccaattgaggggggatttcaatcttctcggatcagaggtgtagagttagagccggtgtagctttatttgacgttcataagcgcattgtaatatgcctacttgaataataaaatatccaaaaaaaaattaaatacctattatGAAACCATACAGTTAAATTATTTCTTAAGGAAACTTAAAATGTGTTTACAAATCCCTAAAAATGAAGTGCGTGGTGGGAAAAATACAGGCAACTATAACGCACTAGAAAATAGGGAACTTACACGACATGTTCCGTGTTGGATATGACAGTTGACAACAATTTGACAGTTGTTGTCAACTGTCATATCCAATGTTGTgcgcagggatcggaaccggttttttgcaaaaacatcgagataaccatatatttcggtttattttatactctaaatgtaggactcagttgtgctttcagataacgacttcgtattattagattgcctaattagaaatgaagtaattaacaaagaacgaaaaaataccgttttcgttcccatacaaaaaataccggtttccgatccctggttgtGCGAGTATCCCTGGGGGCCTaacgcgaaaaccgaaattcgcaatttgcggggatctttctcttttactctcactaacacgtaattagagtgacagagaaaaatgcccgcaattgacgaatttcgattttcccggtagccgcccagggtaccgagggaccgtgcgcgttagagggtctgccatcttgagGCCTGAAtcagaaacataaacatgtacattgactttacacttcacgccaaagcaagtgctgtcatctaccgttctcgtacgttttcttgcgtatagtaggttctgccatctagtGGGCTACATTgaaagcataaacttcacatttacacctcgcgccaaataTCTGTCATCTCCTTAGCTGTCTATAGTTTatacacgctccctatagggaccgtgcgcgttggagggtctgccatcttgtggcctgaatcgtaaccataaacatgtacatttacaagtcacgtattttcttgtgcatagtaagtgctgccatcttgtgggctacatcggaacaataaacatcacagttacgcctcgcgccaaaaatctgacggctcctgtgctgcctcctacagttcatgcacgctccctatagtcgCCAGTCATGCACATAGtgaataatgataaaaaaaccgtacaagtgcgagtcggactcgcccaccgacggttccttactttttagtatttgttgttatagcggcaacagaaatcatctgtgaaaatttcaactgtctaactatcctGCGATTGTTGACAGACGGACTGACAGATTGACCGACGGGcaacggagtcttagtaataatgtataccctttgggtacggaaacctaaTAACACGTCCTAAAATTATAACCTCTTTCCAGGCGGCCCACACTACTCGCAAAAGCCCTACATAATGACCCCCATACCGAAGATCACGAAGAAGTCCCCCGTGTCGCCCGAGAAGTACTACTCGACCATACACACTCAGGCACACAGCGCTATTATAGAGGCCATTAAACAGCTGAAAAGCCGGTGGAAGTGTCTGCAAGCTACTTGTAACAAGCAATACGATCCTAATACTGGTAAGAAAAGTCATAACCAGAATTATAACTcagtatttaattaaaagtaaacaatttgtacattttcgggtagttataacatttattggttaaccaaccaaatacaaaaccgcttgtgactgaacgacctgacttttaacctacattatttgatcgtgtaatgttttcatctaccctcaactggcttaaggagccatttgagggtagattttgcttacttttatttaaatacccaaAGATATAGAGTATAGAGTCAGCTCCATAAATTGCATacacagatgtcaatcacaataaaaaaaaaccaagatGATCTACTTTGGCCAGcgtgggattcgaacccacttCTTTGAATTGCCGTTTCAACGCGTTACCAATTGCGCCAGCTGACCATCCGTCATTCACCGCGAATCTAACCATTGCTATTGTGACAACGTCACTAGCGACATCTGCACTTTAAGGTTTATAATCTTAGTTGCAATCACTGAATTCAACtaaaaattttcaatattacaCTTAATTTCTGCTTTAAGCTCAgtctttgtatattttttatctctTACGACGTCTAGTAAAACATAATCTTTTTCCACAGTGTCCAACATGATAGTGGCATGTTGCATGCTCCACAATCTCTGCAACCGTCGAGGGCTCCCCGTCGCACCTCTGACACAAACCGAAGAGCGACTAGAGGCAATGAAGCAAAAAGTGGCCAATAGTCCCGTCTCGAGGAAGCAGGTTGAAGACCCGAAGGGAGTGCAAGCGAGACAGTTGCTGGTGGATCATCTTTGGAATGAACGGAAGGTTAGTTAGTATACACATAATGTTAGAGTGAGACATATAGGCACTGCTCATACAAACTACAACTGGAAGCCATAAAACAGAAGCTGGCCAATAGGTTGAAGACCCGAAGGGAGTGCAAGCGAGACAGTTGCTGGTGGATCATCTTTGGAATGAACGGAAGGTTAGTTAGTATACACATAATGTTAGAGTGAGACATATAGGCACTGCTCACACAAACTACAACTGGAAGCCATAAAACAGAAGCTGgccaatagtttttttttcctaactatacatatacacattgaaatattaatatttcatctaAATATTAGCTAGCGGTAAAAATGTCTACTCAAATGTGACTCTAAccgtatagaaaaaaaagatttgGCGGGAAACATGATAATTTTTTGCTGTCATTCTGTTTTATCggatttaattttgttgtttgtaatctcgttttgttataaataattaaatatgagtTCGGACGAAACTACCGACGAAgaaattattattgattgcaCCCCACTTGAGTTAAGAGCTGAAGCAGAATTGGCTATACAGAACTTGCTGCCGGCTAAATCAAAggcgaaatatatggttacttattcccactagttaccaccaagttgttaccagtggtaactactgggatttttttttcccaccttttaccactggtaactaatGGAAAAAacatcccactagttaccaccaaaccaagttggtggtaactagtgggatttttttcccagtagttaccactggtaaaaggtttCCCAGTAGTACCGAGTTGTTGGTAACTAGtaggatttttttcccagtagttaccactggtaacaacttggtggtaactagtgggaataacccgaccTTACCGGCCTCGGttcgctcggccgtctatatgtcttcggccggcaaccctTTTCGTCCCGGCCTTTGTAGTAATGTAGGCCTACTATTCCTTGTCACCAGGTAACCCCGGACTGCGGCAAAAAACGAAAGAAACCCGTGGAGGAGCGCCCCCctccgcccccgcccccgcacATGCTCCCCCCGCAGCCCCCCGCGCACGCGCAGCACGCGCCGCTCATGCACGATCAGCAGCTGCAGCACGACGACGCCAACAAGCGCCCCCGGATCCTCATGAACACCCCCTCCTACGGGCTCGGGCTCACGTCGGGCTGGGGGCACTTCCCCCCACACTAACTTAGGAACTTTTGCCTACCTTGACGATTTTAGCTGATAGTCactttttagggctccgtagtcaactaggaacccttatagtttcgccatgtccgtctgtctgtccggcgGTTGCTCCGTtctttagtgctagaaagctgcaatttggcatgaatacataaatcatgcatggcgacagaacgataacataaaaactattttttttacaatatgttttttgtttcgCTTTTATCCAATGATGTGgggtatcgtttgaaaggtctttcaaaacaaatagggATCaccaacaaccattttttgataaagcaAATATATTCAGAAATAATTGCTAAGAAAGGTAAAAATGTATCACCCCTCTCTAAGTTTTGAACCATaagttcaaaaaatatgaaaaaaatctaaaacaaaagcttaatggaaactttcaaagaaaactatagcgaacatgaccggtccagccgtttttgggttattgcaaaaagcCTTCTCTTCCTAGTAACAAGACGTACAAACTTAcaaaagcgctgcaaaggtactgcccgcttaatacaaaataaatattattcttctCTAATTTGTCTCGAAAACTAACAAACTTCGGCATCACCAAATgctatataggtatttaataataaaacttccgtgagacaaagacattaaatgtattaaaacgggtcactcacgtattttaagtcaaaaatgctcgacatgtttcactccgtaccgggGAGTGTCATCAGGAGCTTGCATTGACGGACCCGCCCAGACTCGCCACCCGTCTGCGCAAgcaacgcaagctcctgacgacactttgttattcccactagttaccactaaGTTGTCACCAG
This region of Cydia pomonella isolate Wapato2018A chromosome 17, ilCydPomo1, whole genome shotgun sequence genomic DNA includes:
- the LOC133526845 gene encoding putative nuclease HARBI1, encoding MQATFLFLFQLKSTDSSQTMAGKPPEEGYISVVDEEPEIFELLKWDAPQTQKHHQNPHPDHRGLEKGVYTQLKDKSEQMNQQKAPEELMVQEKRSKPAETDPFDLPDPTFIERYRLSKDLARGLIEELKPVMPESTKSIEFSVESKVMAALAFFATGKYQKSIHGKTDPNITQYFVLSAVTQVTEALNNPALVKKYIHFPHLRVERDNLKARFYMKYGVPNVVGCIECTHVPIARPDVDQKSHFNKSYHSKKAQIICDSDLNIISVDAIPGGMHSHNTILNQHAVKNDLESLNNSGEQCWLIGGPHYSQKPYIMTPIPKITKKSPVSPEKYYSTIHTQAHSAIIEAIKQLKSRWKCLQATCNKQYDPNTVSNMIVACCMLHNLCNRRGLPVAPLTQTEERLEAMKQKVANSPVSRKQVEDPKGVQARQLLVDHLWNERKVTPDCGKKRKKPVEERPPPPPPPHMLPPQPPAHAQHAPLMHDQQLQHDDANKRPRILMNTPSYGLGLTSGWGHFPPH